One region of Bacteroidia bacterium genomic DNA includes:
- a CDS encoding FkbM family methyltransferase, giving the protein MNWVKKILFKTLGTKKYLKLISRIYIKQIEKGKYQDKYPELHFLRTFIKPDFYCIDIGANLGYYSYFLCKYAYQGKVWGVEPVPVFAEVLLSNCKFAHFTLVPYALGEKNSPIYMQTPIIDGIFRHGLTKVVDTNAPSSLYSYQVEMKIPNQIFNNLPRLDFVKCDVEGYEYLIFQNFMEVITQHLPILQIEIQNAQKQNMYNLLCKAGYFPYKLQNKNWVNLSYTEYLNYGRDVYFIVPQKIS; this is encoded by the coding sequence ATGAATTGGGTAAAAAAAATCCTATTTAAGACACTAGGAACTAAAAAATATCTTAAACTCATTAGCAGAATCTATATTAAACAAATTGAAAAAGGCAAATATCAAGATAAGTACCCCGAACTTCACTTTTTAAGGACTTTTATTAAACCCGATTTCTATTGTATAGATATTGGGGCAAATTTAGGCTATTACAGTTACTTTCTATGTAAATATGCTTACCAAGGCAAAGTCTGGGGCGTAGAACCTGTTCCTGTATTTGCAGAAGTCTTACTCTCTAACTGCAAATTTGCTCATTTTACGTTGGTCCCTTACGCATTAGGAGAAAAAAACTCACCTATTTACATGCAAACTCCTATTATAGACGGTATTTTTAGACATGGATTGACAAAAGTAGTTGATACTAATGCGCCTTCTTCTCTGTATTCATATCAAGTAGAAATGAAAATCCCTAACCAAATATTTAACAACTTACCTCGATTAGATTTTGTCAAATGTGATGTGGAAGGTTATGAATATCTTATCTTTCAAAACTTTATGGAAGTGATTACTCAGCATTTGCCAATACTACAAATTGAAATACAAAACGCCCAAAAGCAAAATATGTACAACCTATTGTGTAAAGCTGGATACTTTCCATACAAATTGCAAAATAAAAACTGGGTAAATT
- a CDS encoding patatin-like phospholipase family protein, with protein sequence MEVKSLELALQGGGSHGAFTWGVIDRLLEDERIKIEALCGTSAGAMNATVTAYGLHIGGRDKARDLLYQFWKKVSDYSYFSLLQPSWFDKEYDFGNMDTSPGYFMFEIMTFMLSPTQFNPMDFNPLKDILLSIIDFKELKKCTKTKLFLCATDVKKCRAKVFHLPEITVDAVLASACLPFLFKTVEIDGDYYWDGGYMGNPPIFPLIENVPIDDILIVQINPIHIHHLPKRTDEIRDRVNELSFNSSLMHEMRLVYMMQQLLRKGIQIEGIKARDIRIHVINPENMMANFKVSSKLNSDWDFIAFLFKEGRKHADEWLEKNYDKIGVESSCNIKEMFL encoded by the coding sequence ATGGAAGTTAAATCATTGGAACTAGCTTTACAAGGGGGAGGTTCACATGGAGCTTTTACATGGGGAGTAATAGACAGATTACTTGAGGATGAACGAATAAAAATAGAGGCTTTATGCGGCACCAGTGCGGGTGCTATGAATGCCACTGTAACCGCATACGGACTACACATAGGGGGTAGAGATAAAGCCAGAGATCTGCTCTATCAATTTTGGAAAAAAGTTTCTGACTATAGCTATTTTTCACTACTGCAACCCTCTTGGTTTGACAAAGAATATGACTTCGGAAATATGGACACTTCTCCAGGCTATTTCATGTTTGAAATTATGACTTTTATGCTCTCCCCTACTCAATTTAATCCTATGGATTTTAATCCGCTCAAAGATATACTCCTGTCTATAATTGACTTCAAAGAACTCAAAAAATGTACTAAAACTAAGTTATTTTTGTGTGCTACTGATGTCAAAAAATGTAGAGCAAAAGTATTTCACTTACCCGAAATAACCGTAGATGCTGTATTAGCCTCAGCTTGCTTGCCTTTCTTATTCAAAACTGTAGAAATTGATGGCGACTATTACTGGGATGGCGGATATATGGGCAACCCTCCTATCTTCCCTCTGATTGAAAATGTACCGATAGATGACATTCTTATCGTACAAATAAACCCTATACATATTCACCACCTACCCAAACGTACTGACGAAATTAGGGACAGAGTAAATGAACTTTCTTTTAATTCCTCTCTCATGCATGAAATGCGGTTAGTCTATATGATGCAGCAGCTCTTACGAAAAGGCATACAAATAGAGGGTATAAAAGCAAGAGATATCCGCATTCATGTAATAAACCCTGAAAATATGATGGCAAATTTCAAAGTGTCTTCAAAACTAAATTCAGATTGGGACTTTATTGCCTTTCTTTTCAAAGAAGGTAGAAAACACGCAGATGAGTGGCTAGAAAAAAATTACGATAAAATAGGCGTGGAAAGCTCATGTAACATTAAAGAAATGTTTCTATGA
- a CDS encoding peptidylprolyl isomerase, which yields MRSKAILLLWIKFIFACTAQYSDEIKKIIDLGYERKAQSILPYLSDKNEPKRYYATLQCVSLADTITIPFLKKNVLDSSIRVACTAAYALGQFSSDTQLNLMPLILQEKRDTVAYWLIISAGKYKTIDRSVFYQYLDTLQNSTRLEAALYALYYLGMQNIYDAKGISKALECLLHKRASVRYASAKYFERMPASYYTSSVQQRLFQQAQTEHDTYTKIALIHSLKKCLPNDSVQTYLNKICVEEKQEYRYVVAALRAGGIPLQKPAIQNENIQQEILNIILTQNLPNSDNYLTTFKASLANSIGTYEDIKSKFPYLASVILKYLGTSVRHHNFIASQMLNSENSPVIRTTAAELLLQLRQSGSYSTLQQDTNMFLQYCKQGLQSKDPGVIAVMAEMVRKYYLKNVDINTLQQAKSSLQLPRDIETYQEIEKTIALKQGKTYNPKKYPQNYYTKVAWSMITDLRPIVEVNTTKGTFCVELYADVAPATVSYMIKLIKEKYFEGRYFHRLVPNFLIQGGCPRGDGYGSTDLLLRSEFSPIPYQEGSVGMASAGKDTESCQFFITHVPTPHLNGRYTIFGKVISGMNVVHSLSIGDKILKTELKNK from the coding sequence ATGAGGTCAAAAGCTATCTTACTTCTGTGGATAAAATTTATATTTGCTTGTACAGCCCAGTATTCCGATGAGATTAAAAAGATTATTGATTTGGGCTACGAAAGAAAAGCTCAATCTATTTTGCCCTATTTGTCAGACAAAAACGAACCTAAACGATACTACGCTACTTTACAGTGCGTTTCTTTGGCAGACACAATTACTATTCCTTTCTTAAAGAAAAATGTTTTGGACAGTTCTATAAGAGTGGCTTGCACTGCGGCTTATGCTTTAGGACAATTTTCTTCCGATACTCAACTAAATTTGATGCCTTTAATTCTACAAGAAAAAAGGGACACTGTGGCTTATTGGCTTATTATCAGTGCAGGAAAGTACAAGACTATTGACCGAAGTGTATTCTATCAATATTTAGATACTTTACAAAACTCTACTCGGTTAGAAGCTGCGCTGTATGCTTTATACTATTTAGGGATGCAAAACATTTATGATGCAAAAGGAATCTCAAAAGCATTAGAATGTCTTTTACATAAACGAGCTTCTGTGCGTTATGCGTCAGCTAAGTATTTTGAACGTATGCCTGCTTCATATTATACAAGTTCAGTACAACAGCGCCTATTTCAACAAGCTCAAACCGAACATGACACTTATACCAAAATTGCTCTTATACATTCCTTAAAAAAATGCTTGCCTAATGATAGTGTTCAGACATACCTCAATAAAATTTGTGTTGAAGAAAAGCAAGAATATCGTTATGTAGTGGCAGCTTTGCGTGCAGGGGGTATTCCCTTACAAAAACCAGCTATACAAAATGAAAATATACAACAAGAAATACTTAACATTATACTAACTCAAAATTTACCTAATAGTGATAACTACCTTACAACCTTCAAAGCAAGCTTGGCTAATAGTATAGGTACCTACGAAGATATCAAATCTAAATTCCCTTATTTAGCTTCGGTGATATTGAAATATTTAGGTACGTCTGTTCGGCATCATAATTTTATTGCTTCTCAAATGCTTAATTCTGAAAATAGCCCCGTAATAAGAACCACAGCAGCCGAACTTTTATTGCAACTTAGGCAAAGTGGTTCTTATTCTACTTTACAACAAGATACAAATATGTTCTTACAGTACTGCAAACAAGGATTGCAATCTAAAGATCCAGGGGTAATAGCAGTTATGGCAGAAATGGTACGAAAGTACTACCTTAAAAACGTAGATATCAACACTTTACAGCAAGCAAAATCTTCTTTACAACTTCCCCGAGATATAGAAACCTACCAAGAAATAGAAAAAACAATTGCACTTAAACAAGGTAAAACTTATAATCCAAAAAAATATCCCCAAAACTATTACACCAAGGTAGCCTGGAGCATGATAACCGACCTGCGGCCTATCGTAGAAGTGAATACGACCAAAGGTACATTTTGCGTGGAACTTTATGCAGATGTAGCTCCCGCAACTGTAAGTTACATGATAAAATTGATTAAAGAAAAATATTTTGAGGGGCGATATTTTCATCGCTTAGTACCTAATTTTTTGATACAAGGGGGATGTCCAAGAGGAGATGGATATGGCAGCACAGATTTACTTTTACGTTCAGAATTTTCACCCATACCTTATCAAGAGGGCAGCGTAGGAATGGCATCAGCAGGAAAAGATACGGAAAGTTGTCAATTTTTTATCACCCATGTTCCTACCCCGCACCTTAATGGCAGATATACAATTTTTGGTAAAGTGATTTCTGGAATGAACGTCGTACATTCTTTGAGTATTGGCGATAAGATTTTGAAAACGGAGTTAAAAAATAAATGA
- the rseP gene encoding RIP metalloprotease RseP, with protein MVNILLAILALSILIIIHELGHFLFARLFGMRVEKFFLFFDVKNLKISKKIKDTEYGIGIIPFGGYVKISGILDESMDKESLKEPPKPYEFRAKPIWQRMLVMLGGILFNTITAILVFAMLKAIYGEPMILSKQLEKGIYVPENSLGYELGLRTGDKIISVNGTLPETYEAMINPQVFLKDNAYYEILRNGEKQRINIPADFVGKLSKLKRSEPIFLPRFEYSIAEVVSNSVAKEMGLQKGDKILYVNQIKTTYFDELKSAIQQNKNREITLKVLRNGNQLELKGKLGEKGLGIVPHQEIAEKIKKYNFFEAIPVGAVEAWNFVVMNIQGLRKIIKGELSFSENLRGPLGIIETFGQARDNGGWFGFLKLTAIISVILAFTNLLPIPALDGGHAMLLLYEAFTRREPSLKAREVIQIVGFFIIISLMIFATFNDILRFFR; from the coding sequence ATGGTAAATATCTTGTTAGCCATTCTAGCCCTGTCTATTTTAATTATCATACATGAACTGGGACACTTTTTATTTGCACGCTTGTTCGGCATGCGAGTAGAAAAGTTTTTTCTTTTTTTTGATGTAAAAAATCTCAAAATCAGTAAAAAAATAAAAGACACAGAATATGGAATTGGAATTATCCCTTTTGGGGGTTACGTAAAAATATCAGGTATATTAGATGAAAGCATGGACAAGGAAAGTCTTAAAGAACCTCCTAAACCGTATGAATTTCGGGCTAAACCAATATGGCAGCGAATGTTAGTAATGTTAGGCGGAATCTTATTTAATACCATTACTGCTATTCTTGTCTTTGCAATGCTCAAAGCCATCTACGGCGAACCAATGATACTCTCCAAACAGTTAGAAAAAGGTATTTATGTTCCTGAAAATAGTCTTGGCTATGAACTAGGCTTGCGTACAGGGGATAAAATCATCTCTGTCAATGGTACTTTACCTGAAACGTATGAAGCCATGATAAACCCTCAAGTCTTCTTAAAAGACAATGCATATTATGAGATTCTTCGCAATGGCGAAAAACAGAGAATCAACATTCCTGCTGACTTTGTAGGTAAACTCTCTAAACTCAAACGCAGCGAACCTATATTCCTACCTCGTTTTGAATACTCTATAGCAGAGGTAGTGTCTAACTCTGTAGCCAAAGAAATGGGGCTTCAAAAAGGCGATAAAATTCTTTATGTCAATCAAATAAAGACAACTTACTTTGATGAACTCAAAAGTGCCATTCAGCAAAATAAAAACAGAGAAATCACACTCAAAGTATTGCGGAATGGGAATCAACTCGAACTGAAAGGAAAACTTGGTGAAAAAGGTTTAGGTATTGTTCCTCATCAAGAAATTGCGGAAAAAATTAAGAAATACAATTTTTTTGAAGCAATTCCCGTAGGTGCAGTAGAAGCATGGAATTTTGTAGTAATGAACATTCAAGGATTGCGAAAGATAATTAAAGGCGAATTGTCTTTTTCAGAAAATTTGCGTGGTCCTTTGGGAATTATTGAAACTTTTGGACAAGCCCGAGATAATGGCGGCTGGTTCGGATTCTTGAAATTAACCGCAATTATCAGTGTAATTTTAGCTTTTACCAACCTTTTACCTATTCCCGCTCTAGATGGAGGGCATGCTATGCTTCTATTGTATGAAGCCTTTACCCGCAGAGAACCCTCTCTCAAAGCCCGAGAAGTTATTCAAATAGTAGGATTCTTTATCATAATCAGCTTGATGATATTTGCTACTTTTAATGATATCTTACGCTTTTTCCGATAA
- a CDS encoding substrate-binding domain-containing protein, translating to MIKTNTVCLLKLTLLFLHYNFAQDTTYVIKGVDTFQPILRQIADAFNLIYPNLNIDIQGGGTHNAIRCLNNGVIDAAISNKPLTDYDIHHFEMRYGKKPIQIPLAEECLSIFVHQDNSIQQLTLEQVFKIFRSEIKNWKEVGGADMPISIYSVEDFSDTYLYFKKTLLKDEVPIGNIYYLPTWELLVSQLSRDKGGISFGPAGVARGVKKISIQKDNQSPAILPTPEHLKDYPLKRTIYLILREEATADFKPFVEWLTLPYSRDIFQQYGFYTEM from the coding sequence ATGATAAAAACAAATACAGTATGCCTCTTGAAGCTGACTTTACTTTTTTTACACTATAATTTTGCCCAAGATACTACCTATGTCATCAAAGGCGTGGATACTTTTCAACCTATTTTACGCCAAATTGCAGATGCATTTAATTTAATTTACCCTAACCTTAATATAGACATTCAAGGAGGGGGTACTCACAACGCTATCCGATGCTTAAATAATGGAGTCATAGACGCAGCTATTTCCAATAAACCTCTTACCGATTATGACATTCATCACTTTGAAATGCGATATGGCAAAAAACCTATTCAAATTCCATTAGCCGAAGAATGTTTATCTATATTTGTGCACCAAGACAACAGCATACAACAGCTTACGCTTGAACAAGTTTTCAAAATATTTCGCAGTGAAATAAAAAATTGGAAAGAAGTAGGCGGAGCAGACATGCCCATTTCTATTTATAGCGTAGAAGATTTTTCTGATACTTATCTTTACTTCAAAAAAACTCTTCTCAAAGATGAAGTCCCCATTGGAAATATCTACTACTTACCTACATGGGAGCTTTTAGTCAGTCAGCTTTCACGAGATAAAGGTGGAATTAGCTTTGGTCCCGCAGGCGTAGCCCGAGGAGTAAAAAAAATATCTATCCAAAAGGATAATCAAAGCCCCGCTATACTCCCTACCCCAGAACATTTGAAAGACTACCCATTAAAAAGAACCATCTACCTAATATTACGCGAAGAAGCTACAGCTGACTTCAAACCCTTTGTAGAATGGCTTACTCTACCGTATAGTAGAGACATATTCCAACAATATGGTTTTTATACTGAAATGTAA
- a CDS encoding cyclic nucleotide-binding domain-containing protein — protein sequence MFKNIIKNPFKKRYSEEEEEFIQFFRKVVLFNTLEDSEILEFKPYIYERTYQPNEIVFHQGDPSKAMFFIKSGKVQLRMQIGQSSRRLITLTEGHAFGDNCLVEDRPHPVSAIVVERSILYVLAQTDIQRVFQEDKDIPIKMLTKFGELYYEWTLKVIHKMLSKNIPIQEGVLDLKQRRLANEIAPIPPVTRS from the coding sequence ATGTTCAAAAATATTATCAAAAATCCATTCAAAAAACGATATTCGGAAGAAGAAGAAGAATTTATACAATTTTTTAGAAAAGTAGTCTTATTCAACACATTAGAAGACAGCGAAATTTTAGAATTCAAACCTTACATTTACGAAAGGACTTACCAACCTAATGAGATTGTTTTTCACCAAGGCGACCCAAGTAAAGCAATGTTTTTCATTAAGTCAGGAAAAGTGCAGTTGCGTATGCAAATAGGACAATCCTCTCGTCGATTGATCACGCTTACCGAAGGACATGCTTTCGGGGACAATTGCTTGGTAGAGGATAGACCCCACCCTGTAAGTGCCATTGTTGTGGAGAGAAGTATTTTGTATGTACTTGCACAGACAGATATTCAAAGAGTATTTCAGGAAGATAAAGACATTCCTATTAAAATGCTCACTAAATTCGGAGAACTCTACTACGAATGGACCCTTAAAGTCATACATAAAATGCTTTCCAAAAATATTCCTATTCAAGAGGGTGTCTTAGATTTGAAGCAAAGAAGGTTGGCTAATGAAATAGCCCCAATACCTCCTGTTACTCGCAGCTAG
- a CDS encoding SBBP repeat-containing protein, with translation MKLKTQFLVLALFFFSFIFNFTLSLAQNAQSKLSKLDRLFFIENKGQWHSDVLYLCRIGGLDVWITKYGVNYTFYKIDHNRNTNFSRTTLPKTQFEGEPQNMTILAHRVLFELQNYNHNPAHEGKKTLEGYYNYFIGNDETKHATYVGLYKEVWIKNVYKGIDIRYYFDNNRLRYDFIVQPYADASQIKFKLRGQDKVYTKGEKELCFTTRFGEVALTDLHTYQDSRTIPSKFVKSGEFWQIALGEYDKTKTIVIDPLVYSTYIGGSNWEQGYSIAVDGSGCAYITGYTNSTNYDITPGAFQTTFGGTFDVFVTKLNPSGNGLVYSTYIGGSSDDWGRSIAVDGSGNAYITGYTQSTNYDVTPGAFQTIHDGGLYDIFVTKLNSTGTGLSYSTYIGGREDDIAYSIAIDSGNNAYITGYTASNNYDVTPGAFQTTNEGIYDVFVTKINSSGTGLDYSTYLGGILFDYGYGIDVDNMGCAYITGCTKSSDYDVTVEAFQVVYGGGDYDVFVTKLNSTGSTLVYSTYIGGNNADYGMDIAVDDTNDCVYVAGITYSSDYDVTTSAFQTTIQGLSDAFVTKLNLSVNGLDYSTYIGGSNDDGASAVAIDASGHAYIVGTTQSFDYDITTGAFQTTHAANDDVFVTQLNPSGNSLVYSTYIGGNNNEQGRDIFVDGSSHAYITGYTESADYDVTAGAFQTTHAGGFCDVFATKLFITPASVQSNYLNYQNSFKVYPTIAHNYILIENWTNIVQEYELIDISGKVLSVYALPHGKNTVELNLPQGLYFIRERKQGKTEKFAVE, from the coding sequence ATGAAGCTGAAAACACAATTTCTTGTTCTTGCTCTGTTCTTTTTCAGTTTCATTTTTAACTTCACATTATCCCTTGCACAAAATGCACAAAGCAAGCTATCCAAACTTGACCGCTTATTTTTTATTGAAAACAAAGGACAATGGCATAGCGATGTACTTTACCTCTGCCGTATAGGGGGCTTAGACGTTTGGATTACTAAATATGGTGTCAATTACACGTTCTACAAAATAGATCACAACCGAAACACTAATTTTAGCCGTACTACCTTACCTAAAACTCAATTTGAAGGTGAACCACAAAACATGACCATTTTAGCACACAGAGTATTGTTTGAACTGCAAAACTACAACCACAATCCTGCACACGAAGGTAAAAAAACCCTAGAAGGCTATTACAACTACTTCATCGGTAATGATGAAACTAAACATGCCACCTATGTAGGGCTATACAAAGAAGTTTGGATTAAAAACGTGTACAAAGGTATAGACATACGATATTATTTTGACAACAACAGACTGCGGTATGACTTTATAGTACAACCTTACGCTGATGCTTCGCAAATTAAGTTTAAGTTGAGAGGACAAGATAAGGTTTATACCAAAGGAGAAAAAGAATTGTGTTTTACCACTCGTTTCGGGGAAGTAGCCTTAACGGATTTGCACACATACCAAGATAGCCGTACCATACCAAGTAAATTTGTAAAAAGCGGCGAATTTTGGCAAATTGCTTTGGGAGAATATGATAAAACTAAAACCATAGTGATTGACCCCCTAGTATATTCTACGTACATTGGAGGAAGTAATTGGGAACAAGGCTACAGTATTGCGGTAGATGGTAGTGGTTGTGCATACATAACAGGTTATACCAACTCAACCAATTATGATATTACGCCAGGAGCATTCCAAACCACGTTCGGAGGCACTTTTGATGTCTTTGTTACAAAACTGAACCCTAGTGGAAACGGCTTGGTCTATTCTACTTATATTGGTGGAAGTAGTGATGATTGGGGGCGAAGCATAGCTGTAGATGGCAGTGGAAACGCATACATAACGGGCTATACTCAATCTACTAATTACGATGTTACTCCAGGGGCGTTTCAAACCATACACGACGGAGGTCTTTATGATATCTTTGTTACAAAGCTCAATAGTACAGGCACAGGATTATCCTATTCTACATACATTGGTGGAAGGGAAGATGATATAGCCTATAGTATAGCAATAGACAGTGGTAACAACGCATACATAACGGGATACACTGCATCAAATAACTATGATGTTACCCCAGGGGCATTCCAAACTACAAACGAAGGTATATATGATGTTTTTGTTACTAAGATCAATTCTTCAGGCACAGGATTAGACTATTCTACTTACCTTGGGGGAATTCTTTTTGATTATGGATATGGTATAGATGTAGATAATATGGGATGTGCATACATAACGGGATGCACTAAATCTTCTGATTATGATGTTACTGTAGAAGCATTTCAAGTAGTATATGGTGGAGGTGATTACGATGTTTTTGTCACTAAACTAAATAGTACAGGGAGTACATTGGTTTATTCTACATATATCGGAGGAAACAATGCCGATTATGGAATGGACATAGCTGTGGATGATACTAATGACTGTGTGTATGTAGCAGGTATTACATATTCATCTGACTATGACGTTACTACTTCGGCGTTTCAAACAACAATACAAGGGCTATCAGATGCCTTTGTTACGAAGTTAAATCTTTCTGTAAATGGATTAGATTATTCTACTTACATTGGCGGTAGCAATGATGACGGTGCATCAGCCGTAGCCATAGACGCTAGTGGACATGCATACATAGTAGGTACTACTCAATCATTTGATTATGACATTACTACGGGGGCATTCCAAACTACACATGCAGCAAATGACGACGTTTTTGTTACCCAGCTAAATCCCTCGGGAAATAGCTTGGTTTATTCCACTTACATTGGCGGAAACAATAATGAGCAAGGTAGGGATATATTTGTAGATGGCAGCAGCCATGCGTATATAACAGGATATACAGAATCGGCTGATTATGACGTTACCGCAGGGGCATTCCAGACTACCCATGCAGGAGGATTCTGCGATGTTTTCGCTACAAAATTGTTCATAACACCTGCTTCAGTACAAAGCAATTATCTCAATTATCAGAACAGTTTTAAAGTATATCCTACCATTGCTCACAACTATATTTTAATAGAAAATTGGACAAATATCGTTCAAGAGTATGAACTGATAGATATTTCAGGCAAAGTGCTAAGTGTTTATGCTCTAC